One Dromiciops gliroides isolate mDroGli1 chromosome 3, mDroGli1.pri, whole genome shotgun sequence DNA segment encodes these proteins:
- the TRIM3 gene encoding tripartite motif-containing protein 3 isoform X1, with amino-acid sequence MAKREGSTSPVVRQIDKQFLVCSICLDRYHCPKVLPCLHTFCERCLQSYIPAQSLTLSCPVCRQTSILPEQGVSALQNNFFISNLIEVMQRTPDGGRDPTAPHPLCAVAGRPLSCPNHEGKTMEFYCESCETAMCGECRAGEHGEHRTVLLRDVVEQHKAALQRQLDTVRSRLPQLTAAIALVGEISQQLVDRKAEALAQISGAFEELEQALQQRKGALVRDLEAICGAKQKVLQAQLETLRQGQEHIGSSCSFAEQALRLGSETEVLLVRKQMGERLAALASQAFPERPHENGQLELLLETDGLRRSILNLGALLTTSATAHETVATGEGLRQALVGQPASLTITTKDKDGQLVRTGSAELRAELTGPDGARLEAHVLDHKNGTYELVYTARAEGELLLSVLLYGQPVRGSPFRVRALRPGDLPPSPDDVKRRVKSPGGPGGHVRQKAVRRPSSMYSTGGKRKDNPIEDELVFRVGSRGREKGEFTNLQGISAASSGRIVVADSNNQCIQVFSNEGQFKLRFGVRGRSPGQLQRPTGVAVDTNGDIIVADYDNRWVSVFSPEGKFKTKIGAGRLMGPKGVAVDRNGHIIVVDNKACCVFTFQPNGKLVGRFGGRGATDRHFAGPHFVAVNNKNEIVVTDFHNHSVKVYSADGDFLFKFGSHGEGNGQFNAPTGVAVDSNGNIIVADWGNSRIQVFDSTGSFLSYINTTAEPLYGPQGLALTSDGHVVVADAGNHCFKAYRYLQ; translated from the exons ATGGCAAAGCGGGAAGGCAGTACCAGCCCAGTGGTTCGGCAGATTGACAAGCAGTTCCTGGTGTGCAGCATCTGCCTTGATCGATACCATTGCCCTAAAGTTTTGCCCTGCCTGCACACCTTCTGTGAGAG GTGCCTGCAGAGCTATATACCTGCACAGAGTCTGACGTTGTCATGTCCTGTGTGCCGCCAGACTTCCATCCTCCCTGAGCAGGGTGTTTCTGCtttgcaaaataatttctttatcaGCAACCTTATAGAAGTAATGCAGAGGACCCCTGATGGAGGCCGTGATCCCACTGCCCCTCACCCGCTCTGCGCTGTGGCTGGGCGTCCTCTCTCCTGTCCCAACCATGAAGGCAAG ACAATGGAGTTCTACTGTGAGTCATGTGAGACAGCCATGTGTGGGGAATGTCGAGCTGGGGAACATGGGGAGCACCGCACCGTGCTGCTCCGGGATGTGGTGGAGCAGCATAAAGCAGCCCTGCAGAGACAGCTAGACACCGTGCGCAGCCG GTTGCCCCAGCTGACAGCAGCCATTGCCCTGGTGGGAGAGATCAGCCAGCAGCTGGTGGATCGGAAGGCTGAGGCCCTGGCCCAAATCAGTGGGGCCTTTGAGGAACTGGAGCAGGCCCTACAGCAGCGCAAGGGGGCACTAGTCAGGGACCTGGAGGCCATCTGTGGGGCCAAGCAGAAG GTGCTGCAGGCCCAGCTGGAGACACTGCGTCAGGGCCAGGAGCATATTGGGAGCAGCTGCAGCTTTGCGGAGCAGGCCCTGCGGCTGGGCTCAGAGACGGAGGTGCTGCTCGTGCGCAAGCAGATGGGGGAGCGGCTGGCAGCGTTGGCCAGCCAAGCCTTCCCTGAGCGGCCTCATGAGAATGGGCAGCTGGAGCTTCTTCTAGAGACGGACGGCCTGCGCCGCTCTATTCTCAACTTGGGTGCGCTGCTTACCACTAGTGCCACAGCCCACGAGACGGTGGCTACAGGTGAGGGCCTTCGCCAGGCGCTGGTGGGGCAGCCAGCCTCACTGACTATCACCACCAAAGACAAGGATGGGCAGCTCGTGCGCACAGGCAGCGCAGAACTTCGGGCTGAGCTGACGGGCCCTGATGGGGCTCGCCTTGAAGCCCATGTGCTGGACCACAAGAATGGCACTTATGAGCTGGTCTACACAGCCCGTGCAGAGGGTGAACTTCTCCTCTCTGTACTGCTGTACGGGCAGCCTGTACGGGGCAGCCCCTTCCGGGTGCGTGCCCTGCGCCCTGGTGACCTACCCCCCTCTCCTGATGATGTCAAACGCCGGGTCAAGTCCCCTGGTGGTCCTGGTGGCCATGTGCGACAGAAGGCTGTGCGCCGGCCCAGCTCCATGTATAGCACAGGAGGCAAGAGGAAGGACAACCCTATTGAGGATGAGCTGGTCTTCCGAGTTG GTAGCCGTGGTCGAGAGAAGGGCGAATTCACCAACTTACAGGGCATCTCTGCAGCCAGCAGTGGCCGCATCGTGGTGGCTGACAGCAACAACCAGTGCATCCAG GTGTTCTCTAATGAGGGCCAGTTCAAACTCCGCTTTGGCGTACGAGGCCGCTCTCCTGGGCAGCTGCAGCGTCCCACAGGCGTGGCGGTGGACACTAATGGTGACATTATTGTGGCTGATTATGACAACCGTTGGGTCAGTGTCTTCTCACCTGAAGGCAAGTTCAAG ACCAAGATTGGAGCTGGTAGGCTCATGGGACCCAAGGGTGTGGCTGTGGACCGAAATGGGCACATCATCGTGGTGGACAACAAGGCTTGCTGTGTCTTCAccttccagcccaatggaaagcTAGTGGGTCGCTTTGGGGGCCGTGGTGCCACTGACCGCCATTTTGCAG GTCCCCATTTTGTTGCTGTGAATAACAAGAATGAAATTGTGGTGACAGATTTCCATAATCATTCAGTGAAG GTGTACAGTGCAGATGGGGACTTCCTTTTCAAGTTTGGCTCCCATGGTGAGGGTAATGGGCAGTTCAACGCCCCCACTGGTGTGGCTGTGGACTCGAATGGGAACATTATTGTGGCAGACTGGGGAAACAGCCGTATCCAG GTATTTGACAGTACAGGCTCTTTCCTATCCTATATCAACACCACCGCAGAACCACTCTATGGCCCCCAGGGCTTGGCACTGACCTCCGACGGCCACGTGGTAGTGGCCGATGCAGGCAACCACTGTTTCAAGGCCTATCGCTACCTCCAGTAG
- the TRIM3 gene encoding tripartite motif-containing protein 3 isoform X3, giving the protein MEAVIPLPLTRSALWLGVLSPVPTMKTMEFYCESCETAMCGECRAGEHGEHRTVLLRDVVEQHKAALQRQLDTVRSRLPQLTAAIALVGEISQQLVDRKAEALAQISGAFEELEQALQQRKGALVRDLEAICGAKQKVLQAQLETLRQGQEHIGSSCSFAEQALRLGSETEVLLVRKQMGERLAALASQAFPERPHENGQLELLLETDGLRRSILNLGALLTTSATAHETVATGEGLRQALVGQPASLTITTKDKDGQLVRTGSAELRAELTGPDGARLEAHVLDHKNGTYELVYTARAEGELLLSVLLYGQPVRGSPFRVRALRPGDLPPSPDDVKRRVKSPGGPGGHVRQKAVRRPSSMYSTGGKRKDNPIEDELVFRVGSRGREKGEFTNLQGISAASSGRIVVADSNNQCIQVFSNEGQFKLRFGVRGRSPGQLQRPTGVAVDTNGDIIVADYDNRWVSVFSPEGKFKTKIGAGRLMGPKGVAVDRNGHIIVVDNKACCVFTFQPNGKLVGRFGGRGATDRHFAGPHFVAVNNKNEIVVTDFHNHSVKVYSADGDFLFKFGSHGEGNGQFNAPTGVAVDSNGNIIVADWGNSRIQVFDSTGSFLSYINTTAEPLYGPQGLALTSDGHVVVADAGNHCFKAYRYLQ; this is encoded by the exons ATGGAGGCCGTGATCCCACTGCCCCTCACCCGCTCTGCGCTGTGGCTGGGCGTCCTCTCTCCTGTCCCAACCATGAAG ACAATGGAGTTCTACTGTGAGTCATGTGAGACAGCCATGTGTGGGGAATGTCGAGCTGGGGAACATGGGGAGCACCGCACCGTGCTGCTCCGGGATGTGGTGGAGCAGCATAAAGCAGCCCTGCAGAGACAGCTAGACACCGTGCGCAGCCG GTTGCCCCAGCTGACAGCAGCCATTGCCCTGGTGGGAGAGATCAGCCAGCAGCTGGTGGATCGGAAGGCTGAGGCCCTGGCCCAAATCAGTGGGGCCTTTGAGGAACTGGAGCAGGCCCTACAGCAGCGCAAGGGGGCACTAGTCAGGGACCTGGAGGCCATCTGTGGGGCCAAGCAGAAG GTGCTGCAGGCCCAGCTGGAGACACTGCGTCAGGGCCAGGAGCATATTGGGAGCAGCTGCAGCTTTGCGGAGCAGGCCCTGCGGCTGGGCTCAGAGACGGAGGTGCTGCTCGTGCGCAAGCAGATGGGGGAGCGGCTGGCAGCGTTGGCCAGCCAAGCCTTCCCTGAGCGGCCTCATGAGAATGGGCAGCTGGAGCTTCTTCTAGAGACGGACGGCCTGCGCCGCTCTATTCTCAACTTGGGTGCGCTGCTTACCACTAGTGCCACAGCCCACGAGACGGTGGCTACAGGTGAGGGCCTTCGCCAGGCGCTGGTGGGGCAGCCAGCCTCACTGACTATCACCACCAAAGACAAGGATGGGCAGCTCGTGCGCACAGGCAGCGCAGAACTTCGGGCTGAGCTGACGGGCCCTGATGGGGCTCGCCTTGAAGCCCATGTGCTGGACCACAAGAATGGCACTTATGAGCTGGTCTACACAGCCCGTGCAGAGGGTGAACTTCTCCTCTCTGTACTGCTGTACGGGCAGCCTGTACGGGGCAGCCCCTTCCGGGTGCGTGCCCTGCGCCCTGGTGACCTACCCCCCTCTCCTGATGATGTCAAACGCCGGGTCAAGTCCCCTGGTGGTCCTGGTGGCCATGTGCGACAGAAGGCTGTGCGCCGGCCCAGCTCCATGTATAGCACAGGAGGCAAGAGGAAGGACAACCCTATTGAGGATGAGCTGGTCTTCCGAGTTG GTAGCCGTGGTCGAGAGAAGGGCGAATTCACCAACTTACAGGGCATCTCTGCAGCCAGCAGTGGCCGCATCGTGGTGGCTGACAGCAACAACCAGTGCATCCAG GTGTTCTCTAATGAGGGCCAGTTCAAACTCCGCTTTGGCGTACGAGGCCGCTCTCCTGGGCAGCTGCAGCGTCCCACAGGCGTGGCGGTGGACACTAATGGTGACATTATTGTGGCTGATTATGACAACCGTTGGGTCAGTGTCTTCTCACCTGAAGGCAAGTTCAAG ACCAAGATTGGAGCTGGTAGGCTCATGGGACCCAAGGGTGTGGCTGTGGACCGAAATGGGCACATCATCGTGGTGGACAACAAGGCTTGCTGTGTCTTCAccttccagcccaatggaaagcTAGTGGGTCGCTTTGGGGGCCGTGGTGCCACTGACCGCCATTTTGCAG GTCCCCATTTTGTTGCTGTGAATAACAAGAATGAAATTGTGGTGACAGATTTCCATAATCATTCAGTGAAG GTGTACAGTGCAGATGGGGACTTCCTTTTCAAGTTTGGCTCCCATGGTGAGGGTAATGGGCAGTTCAACGCCCCCACTGGTGTGGCTGTGGACTCGAATGGGAACATTATTGTGGCAGACTGGGGAAACAGCCGTATCCAG GTATTTGACAGTACAGGCTCTTTCCTATCCTATATCAACACCACCGCAGAACCACTCTATGGCCCCCAGGGCTTGGCACTGACCTCCGACGGCCACGTGGTAGTGGCCGATGCAGGCAACCACTGTTTCAAGGCCTATCGCTACCTCCAGTAG
- the TRIM3 gene encoding tripartite motif-containing protein 3 isoform X2, whose amino-acid sequence MAKREGSTSPVVRQIDKQFLVCSICLDRYHCPKVLPCLHTFCERCLQSYIPAQSLTLSCPVCRQTSILPEQGVSALQNNFFISNLIEVMQRTPDGGRDPTAPHPLCAVAGRPLSCPNHEGKTMEFYCESCETAMCGECRAGEHGEHRTVLLRDVVEQHKAALQRQLDTVRSRLPQLTAAIALVGEISQQLVDRKAEALAQISGAFEELEQALQQRKGALVRDLEAICGAKQKVLQAQLETLRQGQEHIGSSCSFAEQALRLGSETEVLLVRKQMGERLAALASQAFPERPHENGQLELLLETDGLRRSILNLGALLTTSATAHETVATGEGLRQALVGQPASLTITTKDKDGQLVRTGSAELRAELTGPDGARLEAHVLDHKNGTYELVYTARAEGELLLSVLLYGQPVRGSPFRVRALRPGDLPPSPDDVKRRVKSPGGPGGHVRQKAVRRPSSMYSTGGKRKDNPIEDELVFRVGSRGREKGEFTNLQGISAASSGRIVVADSNNQCIQVFSNEGQFKLRFGVRGRSPGQLQRPTGVAVDTNGDIIVADYDNRWVSVFSPEGKFKTKIGAGRLMGPKGVAVDRNGHIIVVDNKACCVFTFQPNGKLVGRFGGRGATDRHFAGPHFVAVNNKNEIVVTDFHNHSVKIIKTKPLLGLI is encoded by the exons ATGGCAAAGCGGGAAGGCAGTACCAGCCCAGTGGTTCGGCAGATTGACAAGCAGTTCCTGGTGTGCAGCATCTGCCTTGATCGATACCATTGCCCTAAAGTTTTGCCCTGCCTGCACACCTTCTGTGAGAG GTGCCTGCAGAGCTATATACCTGCACAGAGTCTGACGTTGTCATGTCCTGTGTGCCGCCAGACTTCCATCCTCCCTGAGCAGGGTGTTTCTGCtttgcaaaataatttctttatcaGCAACCTTATAGAAGTAATGCAGAGGACCCCTGATGGAGGCCGTGATCCCACTGCCCCTCACCCGCTCTGCGCTGTGGCTGGGCGTCCTCTCTCCTGTCCCAACCATGAAGGCAAG ACAATGGAGTTCTACTGTGAGTCATGTGAGACAGCCATGTGTGGGGAATGTCGAGCTGGGGAACATGGGGAGCACCGCACCGTGCTGCTCCGGGATGTGGTGGAGCAGCATAAAGCAGCCCTGCAGAGACAGCTAGACACCGTGCGCAGCCG GTTGCCCCAGCTGACAGCAGCCATTGCCCTGGTGGGAGAGATCAGCCAGCAGCTGGTGGATCGGAAGGCTGAGGCCCTGGCCCAAATCAGTGGGGCCTTTGAGGAACTGGAGCAGGCCCTACAGCAGCGCAAGGGGGCACTAGTCAGGGACCTGGAGGCCATCTGTGGGGCCAAGCAGAAG GTGCTGCAGGCCCAGCTGGAGACACTGCGTCAGGGCCAGGAGCATATTGGGAGCAGCTGCAGCTTTGCGGAGCAGGCCCTGCGGCTGGGCTCAGAGACGGAGGTGCTGCTCGTGCGCAAGCAGATGGGGGAGCGGCTGGCAGCGTTGGCCAGCCAAGCCTTCCCTGAGCGGCCTCATGAGAATGGGCAGCTGGAGCTTCTTCTAGAGACGGACGGCCTGCGCCGCTCTATTCTCAACTTGGGTGCGCTGCTTACCACTAGTGCCACAGCCCACGAGACGGTGGCTACAGGTGAGGGCCTTCGCCAGGCGCTGGTGGGGCAGCCAGCCTCACTGACTATCACCACCAAAGACAAGGATGGGCAGCTCGTGCGCACAGGCAGCGCAGAACTTCGGGCTGAGCTGACGGGCCCTGATGGGGCTCGCCTTGAAGCCCATGTGCTGGACCACAAGAATGGCACTTATGAGCTGGTCTACACAGCCCGTGCAGAGGGTGAACTTCTCCTCTCTGTACTGCTGTACGGGCAGCCTGTACGGGGCAGCCCCTTCCGGGTGCGTGCCCTGCGCCCTGGTGACCTACCCCCCTCTCCTGATGATGTCAAACGCCGGGTCAAGTCCCCTGGTGGTCCTGGTGGCCATGTGCGACAGAAGGCTGTGCGCCGGCCCAGCTCCATGTATAGCACAGGAGGCAAGAGGAAGGACAACCCTATTGAGGATGAGCTGGTCTTCCGAGTTG GTAGCCGTGGTCGAGAGAAGGGCGAATTCACCAACTTACAGGGCATCTCTGCAGCCAGCAGTGGCCGCATCGTGGTGGCTGACAGCAACAACCAGTGCATCCAG GTGTTCTCTAATGAGGGCCAGTTCAAACTCCGCTTTGGCGTACGAGGCCGCTCTCCTGGGCAGCTGCAGCGTCCCACAGGCGTGGCGGTGGACACTAATGGTGACATTATTGTGGCTGATTATGACAACCGTTGGGTCAGTGTCTTCTCACCTGAAGGCAAGTTCAAG ACCAAGATTGGAGCTGGTAGGCTCATGGGACCCAAGGGTGTGGCTGTGGACCGAAATGGGCACATCATCGTGGTGGACAACAAGGCTTGCTGTGTCTTCAccttccagcccaatggaaagcTAGTGGGTCGCTTTGGGGGCCGTGGTGCCACTGACCGCCATTTTGCAG GTCCCCATTTTGTTGCTGTGAATAACAAGAATGAAATTGTGGTGACAGATTTCCATAATCATTCAGTGAAG